One window of the Methanocaldococcus vulcanius M7 genome contains the following:
- the leuB gene encoding bifunctional 3-isopropylmalate/3-methylmalate dehydrogenase has translation MHKICVIEGDGIGKEVVPATIQVLEATGLPFEFVYAEAGDEVYKKTGKALPEETIETALDCEAVLFGAAGETAADVIVKLRQILDTYANVRPVKAYKGVKCLRPDIDYVIVRENTEGLYKGIEAEIDEGITIATRVITEKACERIFRFAFNLAEERKKMGKEGKVTCAHKANVLKLTDGLFKKIFYKVAEEYNDIKAEDYYIDAMNMYIITKPQVFDVVVTSNLFGDILSDGAAGTVGGLGLAPSANIGDEHGLFEPVHGSAPDIAGKKIANPTATILSAVLMLRYLGEYESADKVENALEEVLSLGLTTPDLGGNLNTFEMAEEVAKRVRGE, from the coding sequence ATGCATAAGATATGTGTTATTGAAGGAGATGGAATAGGAAAAGAAGTAGTTCCAGCAACAATACAGGTTTTAGAGGCAACTGGCTTGCCGTTTGAGTTTGTCTATGCTGAGGCAGGAGATGAAGTTTATAAAAAAACTGGTAAGGCATTGCCAGAAGAAACGATAGAAACTGCCTTAGATTGTGAGGCAGTGTTATTTGGAGCTGCAGGAGAGACAGCTGCTGATGTAATCGTTAAATTGAGGCAGATATTAGATACCTACGCCAATGTTAGACCAGTTAAAGCATACAAAGGAGTCAAATGCCTAAGACCTGATATTGATTACGTTATAGTTAGGGAAAATACAGAAGGGCTTTATAAAGGAATAGAGGCAGAGATTGATGAAGGAATTACAATAGCTACAAGAGTTATAACAGAAAAAGCATGCGAGAGGATATTTAGATTTGCTTTTAATTTGGCAGAGGAGAGAAAGAAGATGGGCAAAGAAGGGAAGGTTACATGTGCCCACAAAGCAAATGTCTTAAAATTAACTGATGGATTATTTAAAAAGATATTTTATAAAGTTGCTGAGGAATACAACGATATAAAGGCAGAAGATTATTACATAGATGCAATGAACATGTATATTATAACAAAACCGCAAGTATTTGATGTTGTAGTTACTTCTAACTTATTTGGAGATATTCTTTCAGATGGGGCTGCGGGAACTGTTGGTGGTTTAGGTTTAGCTCCTTCAGCAAATATAGGAGATGAGCATGGATTGTTTGAGCCAGTTCATGGTTCAGCTCCAGATATTGCTGGAAAAAAGATAGCTAATCCAACAGCTACAATATTAAGCGCTGTTTTAATGCTTAGATATTTAGGGGAGTATGAATCAGCAGATAAAGTTGAAAATGCCTTGGAAGAAGTTTTATCATTAGGTTTAACAACACCTGACTTAGGAGGTAATTTAAATACCTTTGAAATGGCTGAGGAAGTTGCTAAGAGAGTAAGAGGAGAATAA